A single genomic interval of Amycolatopsis albispora harbors:
- a CDS encoding VOC family protein, producing the protein MLRLGFPTVGVADLERAVRFWTSALDLVDSPEWASDHWRTLEHADGSGRALGLMLSESPAERRPRVHLDLVVDTTAEQEAEVARLVELGAEKIDWDDYPPNPDFVVLADPDGNPFCVVDLSRAPSN; encoded by the coding sequence ATGCTGAGGCTGGGATTTCCCACGGTGGGAGTGGCCGACCTGGAGCGCGCGGTCCGGTTCTGGACGTCGGCGCTGGATCTGGTGGACAGCCCCGAATGGGCCAGTGACCACTGGCGGACGCTGGAGCACGCCGACGGTTCCGGTCGCGCGCTCGGGTTGATGCTCAGCGAGTCGCCGGCGGAGCGGCGGCCGCGGGTGCACCTCGACCTGGTCGTCGACACCACGGCCGAGCAGGAGGCGGAGGTGGCCAGGCTGGTCGAGCTGGGCGCCGAGAAGATCGACTGGGACGACTACCCGCCGAACCCGGACTTCGTGGTGCTGGCCGATCCGGACGGCAACCCGTTCTGCGTGGTGGACCTCAGCCGGGCGCCTTCGAACTGA
- a CDS encoding ABC transporter permease: MTRRLKLTEGTLPVLVVLAILLVALAFAGPAYSEPAGYLALLKRAAPLMILAIGQYFVIVSGGFDLSVGSLVTAEVVIAARLIDGDESATAWVLLFMLGFGALVGLVNGLITTRLLVPSFIVTLGMLLVLDGAVFLWTGGAPRGALSDAFRTVGRAGFEVPLLGQVPWSVVLLAVIVVAAVFFMRGGTGRTLVAVGDNETAVRLGGGRVERLRTLAFVLSGLSAAVAAVLLGGFAGVSAQVGDGLEFRVITAVVLGGVVLGGGRGSVVAAMAGALTLESLFSLLNLLGVSGGLESAVQGVIIIAAVAYASVGSNLFRHKVVNQEKTHEKETAAQQ, from the coding sequence GTGACACGACGGCTCAAGCTCACCGAGGGCACGCTGCCGGTCCTCGTGGTGCTGGCGATCCTGTTGGTGGCACTGGCTTTCGCGGGTCCCGCCTACAGCGAGCCCGCCGGCTACCTCGCCCTGCTCAAGCGCGCGGCACCGCTGATGATCCTCGCCATCGGGCAGTACTTCGTCATCGTCAGCGGCGGGTTCGACCTCTCGGTCGGTTCGCTGGTCACCGCCGAGGTGGTGATCGCCGCGCGGCTGATCGACGGTGACGAATCCGCCACCGCGTGGGTGCTGCTGTTCATGCTCGGCTTCGGCGCGCTGGTCGGCCTGGTCAACGGGCTGATCACCACGCGCCTGCTGGTGCCGTCGTTCATCGTCACCCTCGGCATGCTGCTGGTGCTCGACGGCGCGGTGTTCCTGTGGACCGGCGGCGCGCCGCGCGGTGCGCTGTCCGACGCCTTCCGCACGGTCGGCCGCGCCGGGTTCGAGGTGCCGCTGCTGGGGCAGGTGCCCTGGTCGGTGGTGCTGCTCGCGGTGATCGTGGTGGCGGCCGTGTTCTTCATGCGCGGCGGCACCGGCCGGACGCTGGTCGCGGTCGGCGACAACGAGACGGCCGTGCGGCTCGGCGGTGGCCGGGTGGAGCGGCTGCGCACGCTGGCGTTTGTCCTTTCCGGACTGTCCGCGGCGGTGGCCGCCGTGCTGCTCGGCGGGTTCGCCGGGGTGTCGGCGCAGGTCGGCGACGGACTGGAGTTCCGCGTGATCACCGCGGTGGTGCTCGGCGGCGTGGTGCTCGGCGGCGGCCGCGGTTCGGTGGTCGCGGCGATGGCCGGCGCGCTCACCCTGGAGTCCCTGTTCTCCCTGCTCAACCTGCTCGGTGTCTCCGGTGGCCTGGAGTCCGCGGTGCAGGGCGTGATCATCATCGCCGCCGTGGCCTACGCCTCGGTGGGCAGCAACCTTTTCCGGCACAAAGTGGTGAACCAGGAGAAAACCCATGAGAAAGAAACTGCTGCGCAGCAGTAG
- a CDS encoding sugar ABC transporter ATP-binding protein has protein sequence MTDVKLTGITKRFFGVPVLKGVDLELHEGEVHALVGENGAGKSTLMKVLAGVHRPDEGKVEVDGTEVHFGSPRDAQAAGVSIVHQEFNLLGDRTVAENVFLGREPTRRGQVDRRKMEADTAELLEGIGVKNISPRTAVRRLPVALQQVVEIVKVLSTDARVIAMDEPTAALAGHEVELLYSLIGRLRERGIAVLYVSHRMREVFDLSQRITVLKDGALVITANTADLTSDQLVRHMVGRPLDALFPDRANKADLGDVRLAVRGGGNERLSGIDFEVRAGEIVGLAGLQGAGRSAVARAVCGIDPFTTGTVEIDGGPARLRSPRDSVRRGIAHVTEDRKGEGLALRQSVKDNALLVRRSAFGRKLGRLDLPALLKSVTVVARNEDQEVRFLSGGNQQKVVLAKWLAVEPKVLVVDEPTRGIDVGAKRAVYDLLRELAGRGVAILMISSELPELIGMSDRVLVMHEGRLAGELPAGPTEEAVMSLATGHELAGTA, from the coding sequence ATGACCGACGTGAAACTGACCGGCATCACCAAGCGCTTCTTCGGCGTGCCCGTGCTCAAGGGCGTGGACCTGGAACTGCATGAGGGCGAGGTGCACGCGCTCGTCGGCGAGAACGGCGCCGGGAAGTCCACGCTGATGAAGGTGCTGGCCGGGGTGCACCGCCCGGACGAGGGCAAGGTCGAGGTCGACGGCACCGAGGTGCACTTCGGCTCGCCGCGTGACGCGCAGGCCGCCGGGGTGTCGATCGTGCACCAGGAGTTCAACCTGCTCGGTGACCGCACGGTGGCGGAGAACGTGTTCCTGGGCCGTGAACCGACCCGCCGCGGCCAGGTGGACCGCCGCAAGATGGAGGCCGACACCGCCGAACTGCTCGAGGGCATCGGCGTCAAGAACATCTCGCCGCGCACCGCGGTGCGCCGCCTGCCGGTGGCGCTGCAGCAGGTGGTCGAGATCGTCAAGGTGCTCTCCACCGACGCGCGGGTGATCGCGATGGACGAGCCGACCGCCGCGCTCGCCGGGCACGAGGTCGAACTGCTGTACAGCCTGATCGGGCGCCTGCGCGAACGCGGGATCGCGGTGCTCTACGTCTCGCACCGCATGCGCGAGGTGTTCGACCTGAGCCAGCGGATCACCGTGCTCAAGGACGGCGCGCTGGTCATCACGGCGAACACCGCGGACCTGACCAGCGACCAGCTGGTGCGGCACATGGTCGGCCGCCCGCTCGACGCCTTGTTCCCCGACCGCGCCAACAAGGCCGACCTCGGTGACGTCCGCCTCGCCGTGCGCGGTGGCGGCAACGAGCGGCTCTCCGGCATCGACTTCGAAGTGCGTGCCGGCGAGATCGTCGGGCTGGCCGGGCTGCAGGGCGCGGGCCGCTCCGCGGTGGCCAGGGCGGTTTGCGGGATCGACCCGTTCACCACCGGCACCGTCGAAATCGACGGCGGCCCGGCCCGCCTGCGCTCGCCCCGCGATTCGGTGCGGCGCGGCATCGCGCACGTCACCGAGGACCGCAAGGGCGAAGGGCTCGCGCTGCGGCAGTCGGTCAAGGACAACGCGCTGCTCGTCCGCCGCTCCGCCTTCGGCCGGAAGCTGGGCAGGCTCGACCTGCCCGCGCTGCTGAAGTCGGTCACCGTCGTCGCCCGCAACGAAGACCAGGAAGTGCGCTTCCTCTCCGGCGGCAACCAGCAGAAGGTGGTGCTGGCGAAGTGGCTGGCCGTCGAGCCGAAGGTGCTCGTGGTCGACGAACCCACCCGCGGCATCGACGTGGGTGCCAAGCGGGCGGTCTACGACCTGCTCCGCGAACTGGCCGGGCGCGGGGTCGCCATCCTGATGATCTCCTCCGAACTGCCCGAGCTGATCGGGATGAGCGATCGCGTGCTGGTCATGCACGAAGGCCGCCTGGCCGGGGAACTGCCCGCCGGGCCTACCGAGGAAGCCGTGATGTCACTGGCCACCGGACACGAACTGGCGGGTACGGCATGA
- a CDS encoding SGNH/GDSL hydrolase family protein: MRWRRSTGLVAAAMMAAGALTTAPAAGATTAFQNYVALGDSYTAGPLIPWQRGDPAGCRRSSTNYPALLAVKLGVRSYVDGSCSGADTTHLTAPQRLAIGYHPPQFNALRPETDLVTIGIGGNDFNLFSRIIDTCPGLRKLDPNGAPCREHFTVGGVDTLKAAIGRTEGNLRLAFETTKAYAPRAKVLAIGYPRIAPEAGYCPSVLPFADGDYAWLNSVEQALNEAVARAAAATGASYVDTWGPSLGHDACAEDAAWINGKRLRPYAAPYHPFAAGMHGISGVVYDHLRRGDSS; the protein is encoded by the coding sequence ATGAGATGGCGACGAAGTACCGGGCTGGTGGCCGCGGCCATGATGGCCGCCGGGGCGCTGACCACCGCCCCGGCGGCGGGCGCCACCACCGCGTTCCAGAACTACGTGGCCCTCGGTGACTCCTACACCGCCGGGCCGCTGATCCCGTGGCAGCGCGGCGATCCGGCGGGCTGCCGCCGCTCGAGCACCAACTACCCGGCGCTGCTGGCCGTCAAGCTCGGCGTCCGGTCCTATGTGGACGGCAGTTGCAGCGGCGCGGACACCACGCACCTGACCGCCCCGCAGCGGCTGGCCATCGGCTACCACCCACCGCAGTTCAACGCGCTGCGGCCGGAGACCGACCTGGTCACCATCGGCATCGGCGGCAACGACTTCAACCTGTTCAGCCGGATCATCGACACCTGCCCCGGCCTGCGGAAACTGGACCCGAACGGCGCGCCGTGCCGCGAGCACTTCACCGTCGGCGGGGTCGACACGCTGAAGGCCGCCATCGGGCGCACCGAGGGCAATCTGCGGCTCGCCTTCGAGACCACGAAGGCGTACGCGCCGCGGGCGAAGGTGCTGGCCATCGGCTATCCGCGGATCGCACCGGAAGCCGGTTACTGCCCGTCCGTGCTGCCGTTCGCCGACGGCGACTACGCCTGGCTGAACAGTGTCGAGCAGGCGCTCAACGAAGCCGTCGCCAGGGCGGCCGCCGCCACCGGGGCGTCCTATGTGGACACCTGGGGCCCGTCGCTCGGGCACGACGCCTGCGCCGAGGACGCGGCCTGGATCAACGGCAAGCGGCTGCGCCCGTACGCCGCGCCCTACCACCCGTTCGCCGCCGGGATGCACGGCATCTCCGGTGTTGTCTACGACCACCTTCGCCGAGGGGACTCCAGTTGA
- a CDS encoding Gfo/Idh/MocA family protein — MGSGFMGRVHAEAARRAGAEIVGAVGSSAARAAAAAEAVGAAQGYSDLRAMLTDAAPDVVHVCTPNAVHAAAAEAAIAAGAHVICEKPLATSAEDAARLAAAAHDGGRVATVPFVYRFHPMAREMRARVAAGEPGAVSVVHGGYLQDWLSRPEDDNWRVDSAVGGLSRAFADIGSHWCDFLEFVLGERILALSAQSATVRDRRGDLPVSTEDLVTLHLRTASGVLGTGVICQVAAGRKNRLHLEVSGTDTSLGFDQELPEQLWLGRRDGSTLLVRDPETLSPQALRYSRLPAGHAQGYQDCFDAFVADTYAAVRGEPVADGLPTFADGLRAARLTEAVLTSAAAGGQWTEVPE, encoded by the coding sequence GTGGGCAGCGGCTTCATGGGCCGCGTGCACGCCGAAGCGGCGCGGCGCGCGGGTGCCGAGATCGTCGGCGCGGTGGGGTCCAGCGCGGCGCGCGCGGCTGCCGCCGCCGAGGCGGTCGGTGCTGCTCAGGGCTATTCCGATCTCCGGGCGATGCTCACCGACGCGGCGCCGGACGTGGTGCACGTGTGCACCCCCAACGCGGTGCACGCGGCCGCCGCCGAAGCGGCCATCGCCGCCGGCGCCCACGTGATCTGCGAGAAGCCGCTGGCCACCTCCGCCGAGGACGCGGCGCGGCTGGCGGCCGCCGCACACGACGGTGGCCGCGTGGCCACCGTCCCGTTCGTGTACCGCTTTCACCCGATGGCGCGGGAAATGCGGGCGCGGGTCGCGGCGGGGGAGCCGGGCGCGGTGTCCGTTGTGCACGGTGGATACCTGCAGGACTGGCTCTCCCGCCCCGAAGACGACAACTGGCGCGTGGATTCCGCGGTCGGCGGGCTGTCGCGCGCCTTCGCCGACATCGGCTCGCACTGGTGCGACTTCCTGGAGTTCGTGCTCGGCGAGCGCATCCTGGCGCTGTCCGCGCAGAGCGCCACCGTGCGCGACCGCCGCGGTGACCTCCCGGTGTCCACTGAGGACCTGGTGACCCTGCACCTGCGCACGGCGAGCGGGGTGCTCGGCACCGGGGTCATCTGCCAGGTCGCGGCGGGCCGGAAGAACCGGCTGCACCTGGAGGTCTCCGGCACCGACACCAGCCTCGGCTTCGACCAGGAACTGCCCGAGCAGCTGTGGCTCGGCCGCCGCGACGGCAGCACGCTGCTGGTCCGCGACCCGGAAACGCTGTCCCCCCAAGCGTTGCGCTACTCGCGCCTGCCCGCCGGGCACGCGCAGGGCTACCAGGACTGCTTCGACGCGTTCGTCGCCGACACCTACGCCGCGGTGCGCGGGGAACCCGTCGCCGACGGCCTGCCCACCTTCGCCGACGGCCTCCGCGCGGCCCGGCTCACCGAAGCCGTGCTGACCTCCGCCGCCGCGGGCGGGCAGTGGACGGAGGTACCCGAATGA
- a CDS encoding valine--tRNA ligase, with the protein MTENALNQPDLPNAWNPADEEAAMYQRWVDAGYFKADASSEKPPFTIVLPPPNVTGSLHMGHALDHTLMDALSRRRRMQGFEALWLPGMDHAGIATQNVVERELGKEGVSRHDLGREKFVERVWQWKDEYGGKILGQMRRLGDGVDWSRERFTMDAQLSRAVQTVFKRLFEDGLIYRAERIINWCPRCHTALSDIEVEHSEDEGELVSIRYGDGDNAIVVATTRAETMLGDTAVAVHPDDERYRHLIGTEVELPLTGRMIPIVADEHVDPEFGTGAVKVTPAHDPNDFEIGRRHDLPMLTIMDERAVITAAGPFEGLDRFEARPAVVAALREQGRIVAEKRPYLHSVGHCSRCGTVVEPRLSLQWWVKVEPLAKAAAEAVRDGRTKIHPPELAKRYFDWVDNMHDWTISRQLWWGHRIPVWYGPNDKVVCVGPDEEPPSGEGWTQDTDVLDTWFSSGLWPMSTLGWPDDTLDLRKFYPTSVLVTGYDILFFWVARMMMFGLYVMDGKQPFDHVFLHGLIRDEQGKKMSKARGNVIDPLDWLDKFGADATRFTLARGANPGNDMAIAEEWAAGSRSFGTKLWNATRFALMNGANVSAPLPPAAELTEADRWILGRLGAVVSEVDELFDGFQFAKLSGVLYQFVWNELCDWYVELAKVQFAGDAAENTRLVLGHVLDAVLRLLHPIMPFITERLWKALTGGESLVIAAWPAPETAAYADAVADQRVADVQKLVTEVRRFRSEQGLKPGQKVAARISGDGFAALSAHDAAVRSLVRLTEAGDEFTASVALEVALSSGVVEVALDLSGAIDVVAERKRLEKDLGLAEKELKQTEGKLGNQAFLDKAPDAVIEKIRARRDTAVSDIERINARLAALPTA; encoded by the coding sequence GTGACCGAGAACGCCTTGAACCAGCCCGACCTGCCCAACGCGTGGAACCCGGCCGACGAAGAGGCCGCGATGTACCAGCGCTGGGTAGACGCCGGCTACTTCAAGGCCGACGCCAGCTCGGAGAAGCCGCCGTTCACCATCGTGCTGCCGCCGCCGAACGTCACCGGCAGCCTGCACATGGGCCACGCGCTCGACCACACCCTGATGGACGCGCTCAGCCGCCGCCGTCGGATGCAGGGCTTCGAGGCGCTGTGGCTGCCCGGCATGGACCACGCCGGCATCGCCACGCAGAACGTGGTCGAGCGTGAGCTGGGCAAGGAGGGCGTGTCCCGGCACGACCTCGGCCGCGAGAAGTTCGTCGAGCGCGTCTGGCAGTGGAAGGACGAGTACGGCGGCAAGATCCTCGGCCAGATGCGCCGCCTCGGCGACGGCGTGGACTGGAGCCGCGAGCGGTTCACCATGGACGCGCAGCTCTCCCGCGCGGTGCAGACGGTGTTCAAGCGCCTGTTCGAGGACGGGCTGATCTACCGCGCCGAGCGCATCATCAACTGGTGCCCGCGCTGCCACACCGCGCTGTCCGACATCGAGGTGGAGCACTCCGAGGACGAGGGCGAGCTCGTCTCGATCCGCTACGGCGACGGCGACAACGCCATCGTGGTGGCCACCACCCGCGCGGAGACCATGCTCGGCGACACCGCGGTCGCGGTGCACCCCGACGACGAGCGCTACCGGCACCTGATCGGCACCGAGGTCGAACTGCCGCTGACCGGGCGGATGATCCCGATCGTGGCCGACGAGCACGTCGACCCGGAGTTCGGCACCGGCGCGGTCAAGGTGACCCCGGCCCACGACCCGAACGACTTCGAGATCGGCCGCCGCCACGACCTGCCGATGCTGACGATCATGGACGAGCGCGCGGTGATCACCGCGGCCGGTCCGTTCGAGGGCCTCGACCGGTTCGAGGCGCGGCCCGCGGTGGTCGCGGCGCTGCGCGAGCAGGGCCGGATCGTCGCCGAGAAGCGCCCGTACCTGCACTCGGTCGGGCACTGCTCGCGGTGCGGCACCGTGGTCGAGCCGCGCCTGTCGCTGCAGTGGTGGGTCAAGGTCGAGCCGCTGGCCAAGGCCGCCGCCGAGGCGGTGCGCGACGGCCGCACCAAGATCCACCCGCCGGAACTGGCCAAGCGCTACTTCGACTGGGTCGACAACATGCACGACTGGACGATTTCGCGCCAGTTGTGGTGGGGGCACCGGATCCCGGTCTGGTACGGCCCCAACGACAAGGTGGTCTGCGTCGGCCCGGACGAGGAACCGCCGTCGGGTGAGGGCTGGACCCAGGACACCGACGTGCTGGACACCTGGTTCTCTTCGGGCCTGTGGCCGATGTCGACGCTGGGCTGGCCGGACGACACGCTGGACCTGCGCAAGTTCTATCCGACCAGCGTGCTGGTCACCGGCTACGACATCCTGTTCTTCTGGGTGGCCCGGATGATGATGTTCGGGCTGTACGTGATGGACGGCAAGCAGCCGTTCGACCACGTGTTCCTGCACGGGCTGATCCGTGACGAGCAGGGCAAGAAGATGTCGAAGGCCCGCGGCAACGTGATCGACCCGCTGGACTGGCTGGACAAGTTCGGCGCGGACGCCACCCGGTTCACCCTGGCGCGTGGCGCCAACCCCGGCAACGACATGGCGATCGCCGAGGAGTGGGCGGCCGGTTCGCGCAGCTTCGGCACGAAGCTGTGGAACGCCACCAGGTTCGCCCTGATGAACGGCGCGAACGTCTCGGCGCCACTGCCGCCCGCGGCGGAGCTGACCGAGGCGGACCGCTGGATCCTGGGCAGGCTCGGCGCCGTCGTGTCCGAAGTGGACGAACTGTTCGACGGTTTCCAGTTCGCGAAGCTGTCCGGTGTGCTGTACCAGTTCGTCTGGAACGAGCTGTGCGACTGGTACGTGGAGCTGGCGAAGGTGCAGTTCGCCGGTGACGCCGCGGAGAACACCCGGTTGGTGCTCGGGCACGTGCTCGACGCGGTGCTGCGGTTGCTGCACCCGATCATGCCGTTCATCACCGAGCGGCTGTGGAAGGCGCTGACCGGCGGTGAGTCGCTGGTGATCGCCGCGTGGCCCGCCCCGGAGACCGCCGCCTACGCCGACGCGGTGGCGGACCAGCGTGTCGCGGATGTGCAGAAGCTGGTCACCGAGGTGCGCCGGTTCCGGTCCGAGCAGGGTTTGAAGCCGGGCCAGAAGGTGGCCGCGCGGATCTCCGGCGACGGCTTCGCGGCCCTGTCCGCACACGACGCGGCGGTCCGCTCGCTGGTGCGCCTGACCGAGGCCGGTGACGAGTTCACCGCGAGCGTGGCGCTGGAGGTCGCGCTGTCCTCCGGCGTGGTCGAGGTGGCCCTGGACCTGTCGGGCGCGATCGACGTGGTGGCGGAGCGCAAGCGCCTGGAGAAGGACCTGGGGCTGGCGGAGAAGGAGCTGAAGCAGACCGAGGGCAAGCTGGGGAACCAGGCTTTCCTCGACAAGGCCCCGGACGCGGTGATCGAAAAGATCCGGGCGCGCCGGGACACCGCCGTCAGCGACATCGAACGCATCAACGCCCGGCTGGCCGCACTACCGACGGCCTGA
- a CDS encoding ABC transporter permease has translation MTAIADRPAAPQRPAHDRPKWTQKLTPVVSVYLALVVLLIVGSVLVAVDGGTLLDQGGILNILTRSTTLGLVAIGQTLVILTGKLDLSVAYLIGLCSLIAAETMAGDPGNIVFAVVLTVAVAAVVGLVNGLVITRLKVNAFIATLGTALIIRGYLENGYEGPAGEVPRAFQHLGYDRIGPIPISTLLMLALAGLAWWYLGRTRGGYHIYAVGGDEDVARLSGVRTQRTIVKAHVLCSIAAGLAGIFLASRLGSGAPYVGTDAGYDLESIAAVVLGGTLLAGGRGGVAGTIGGVFILATLDTIFDDLGVTPFFKDVVRGVVLIVAVALYARRQLSRRGK, from the coding sequence ATGACCGCCATCGCCGACCGCCCGGCCGCGCCCCAGCGCCCGGCGCACGACCGTCCGAAGTGGACGCAGAAGCTGACGCCCGTGGTGTCGGTCTACCTGGCGCTGGTGGTGCTGCTGATCGTGGGCAGCGTGCTGGTCGCGGTGGACGGCGGCACGCTGCTCGACCAGGGCGGGATCCTGAACATCCTGACCCGCAGCACCACGCTCGGCCTGGTCGCCATCGGGCAGACGCTGGTCATCCTGACCGGCAAGCTCGACCTGTCGGTGGCCTACCTGATCGGGCTGTGCTCCCTGATCGCCGCCGAGACGATGGCGGGCGACCCCGGCAACATCGTCTTCGCGGTGGTGCTGACCGTGGCCGTGGCCGCGGTGGTCGGCCTGGTCAACGGCCTGGTGATCACCCGGCTCAAGGTGAACGCGTTCATCGCCACGCTGGGCACCGCGCTGATCATCCGCGGCTACCTGGAGAACGGGTACGAAGGACCGGCCGGTGAGGTGCCGCGGGCCTTCCAGCACCTCGGGTACGACCGGATCGGGCCGATCCCGATCTCCACCCTGCTGATGCTCGCGCTGGCCGGGCTGGCGTGGTGGTACCTCGGCCGCACCCGCGGCGGGTACCACATCTACGCGGTCGGCGGCGACGAGGACGTGGCGCGGCTGTCCGGGGTGCGCACGCAGCGCACCATCGTCAAGGCCCACGTGCTGTGCTCCATCGCCGCCGGGCTCGCCGGGATCTTCCTGGCCAGCAGGCTCGGCTCCGGCGCGCCGTACGTCGGCACCGACGCCGGGTACGACCTGGAGTCCATCGCGGCCGTGGTGCTCGGCGGCACGCTGCTCGCCGGTGGCCGCGGCGGCGTCGCCGGCACCATCGGCGGCGTGTTCATCCTGGCCACCCTGGACACGATCTTCGACGACCTCGGGGTCACGCCGTTCTTCAAGGACGTGGTCCGCGGCGTGGTGCTCATCGTGGCCGTGGCGCTCTACGCCCGCCGCCAGCTTTCCAGGAGGGGCAAGTGA
- a CDS encoding ABC transporter substrate-binding protein, with protein sequence MRKKLLRSSSFALAAAGVLALSACSSDLPADTGGQAAPTPAAGAPANSEFFDQAEYDRQLALRSATPQGPADKPWEQALEPVMTDTSKYKKDGPYNICFSNASVDNPWRQVGWKTMQAEAELHPEIAKFTTLDAEAKDDKQISDIQSLGSQGCHALIVSPNTTATLTPAVEQACATGIPVITFDRGVNTECPVTAIHPIGGYAFGASAAEFLAKSIPAGGKVLGLRVLPGVDVLEHRWAAAEKIFAANGVQVVGAEFTGNDSAKAKSIVSDYLQREGKIDGIWMDDGTAAVPVLEAFEDAGAEAPAISGEDQQQFLEKWKSENLKAFAPTYPTYQWRTPVIAALKILKGEQVPKEWILPQPVIETSTLDQYLTPGMPPLHYGLCGCKEMPGFPDKWK encoded by the coding sequence ATGAGAAAGAAACTGCTGCGCAGCAGTAGCTTCGCCCTCGCGGCCGCGGGCGTGCTCGCCCTGTCCGCGTGTTCGAGCGACCTGCCCGCCGACACCGGCGGCCAGGCCGCGCCAACCCCGGCGGCGGGAGCCCCGGCCAACTCGGAGTTCTTCGACCAGGCCGAGTACGACCGCCAGCTGGCCCTGCGGTCCGCCACTCCGCAGGGACCCGCGGACAAGCCGTGGGAGCAGGCACTCGAGCCGGTGATGACGGACACCTCGAAGTACAAGAAGGACGGTCCTTACAACATCTGCTTCTCCAACGCCTCGGTGGACAACCCGTGGCGCCAGGTCGGCTGGAAGACCATGCAGGCCGAAGCCGAGCTGCACCCGGAGATCGCGAAGTTCACCACGCTGGACGCCGAAGCCAAGGACGACAAGCAGATCAGCGACATCCAGTCGCTGGGCTCGCAGGGCTGCCACGCGCTGATCGTCTCGCCGAACACCACCGCCACGCTGACCCCGGCGGTGGAGCAGGCCTGCGCCACCGGCATCCCGGTGATCACCTTCGACCGCGGCGTGAACACCGAGTGCCCGGTCACCGCGATCCACCCGATCGGCGGCTACGCCTTCGGTGCCAGCGCCGCGGAGTTCCTGGCCAAGTCGATCCCGGCCGGTGGCAAGGTGCTCGGCCTGCGCGTGCTGCCCGGCGTGGACGTGCTCGAGCACCGCTGGGCGGCCGCGGAGAAGATCTTCGCCGCCAACGGCGTGCAGGTGGTCGGCGCCGAGTTCACCGGCAACGACAGCGCCAAGGCCAAGAGCATCGTCTCGGACTACCTCCAGCGCGAGGGCAAGATCGACGGCATCTGGATGGACGACGGCACCGCCGCGGTCCCGGTGCTGGAGGCCTTCGAGGACGCCGGTGCCGAGGCACCCGCGATCTCCGGTGAGGACCAGCAGCAGTTCCTGGAGAAGTGGAAGTCGGAGAACCTCAAGGCCTTCGCCCCCACCTACCCGACCTACCAGTGGCGCACCCCGGTGATCGCCGCGCTGAAGATCCTCAAGGGCGAGCAGGTGCCGAAGGAGTGGATCCTGCCGCAGCCGGTGATCGAAACCTCCACTTTGGACCAGTACCTCACCCCCGGCATGCCGCCGCTGCACTACGGCCTCTGCGGTTGCAAGGAGATGCCCGGCTTCCCGGACAAGTGGAAGTAG
- a CDS encoding SGNH/GDSL hydrolase family protein, producing the protein MRKALHAGIAVALAAVVLPVAPAAMALPAYQSYVAIGDSYTAGPMIPEQRTDPADCHRSASNYPSLLADLLVVRTVTDVSCSGADTTNLTQPQELPEGSHPPQLDALHPETDLVTVGLGGNDYNLFRRIIETCPVLRSQDPAGAPCREYFTVEGVDTLRDIITQTEGSLTEGLRRVHERAPKAKVLAIGYPRVVPPSGFCGSLLPFADGDYAWLAGLEEALNGAISNAAAATESSYVDVYGPSLGHDACAQGGAAWINGDQHREDAARYHPMRTGMEGVAGVIFTQLLKG; encoded by the coding sequence TTGAGGAAAGCACTCCACGCCGGGATCGCGGTCGCGCTGGCCGCCGTTGTGCTGCCGGTGGCACCAGCAGCCATGGCCTTGCCCGCCTACCAGAGCTACGTGGCCATCGGCGACTCGTACACCGCCGGGCCGATGATCCCGGAGCAGCGCACCGATCCGGCGGACTGCCACCGGTCGGCGTCCAACTACCCATCGCTGCTGGCGGATTTGCTGGTGGTGCGCACGGTGACGGACGTCAGCTGCAGCGGCGCGGACACCACGAACCTGACCCAGCCGCAGGAACTGCCCGAAGGCAGCCACCCACCGCAGCTGGACGCGCTGCACCCGGAGACCGACCTGGTCACCGTCGGGCTCGGCGGCAACGACTACAACCTGTTCCGGCGCATCATCGAGACCTGCCCGGTGCTGCGGTCGCAGGACCCGGCCGGGGCGCCGTGCCGCGAGTACTTCACCGTCGAGGGCGTCGACACGCTGCGCGACATCATCACGCAGACCGAAGGGAGCCTGACCGAAGGCCTGCGCCGCGTGCACGAACGCGCGCCGAAGGCCAAGGTGCTGGCGATCGGCTACCCGCGCGTGGTGCCGCCGTCCGGGTTCTGCGGTTCGCTGCTGCCGTTCGCCGACGGTGACTACGCCTGGCTGGCCGGGCTGGAGGAAGCGCTCAACGGCGCCATTTCCAACGCCGCGGCGGCCACCGAATCGTCCTATGTGGACGTCTACGGCCCGTCACTGGGCCACGACGCCTGTGCGCAGGGCGGTGCCGCCTGGATCAACGGCGACCAGCACCGCGAGGACGCCGCCCGTTACCACCCGATGCGGACGGGCATGGAAGGTGTGGCGGGGGTGATCTTCACGCAGCTGCTGAAGGGCTAG